The DNA region CTCGCCGAGGCGGTGCGCGTGTTCGGCCCGTCCCTGGTGGTCAGCGCCGGGTTCATGCGGATCCTCGGTGCGCCCTTCCTCGACCGCTTCGGCGGCCGCTTCGGCGGCCGCGTGATCAACACCCATCCCGCGCTGCTGCCGTCCTTCCCGGGGGCGCACGGTGTCCGTGACGCGCTCGCGCACGGCGTCAAGGTGACGGGCTGCACCGTGCACCTGGTCGACGCGGGTGTCGACACCGGCCCGATCATCGCCCAGCGGGCCGTGGAGGTCGCGGCCGACGACGACGAGGCGAGCCTGCACGAGCGGATCAAGACCGTCGAGCGGGCCCTGCTGGTCGACGTCGTCGGGCGGA from Cellulomonas sp. KRMCY2 includes:
- the purN gene encoding phosphoribosylglycinamide formyltransferase gives rise to the protein MLVSGGGSNLAALLAAHGDPAYGARVVGVVSDTADAGGLTVARDAGVATAVVAPSDFADRAAWDAALAEAVRVFGPSLVVSAGFMRILGAPFLDRFGGRFGGRVINTHPALLPSFPGAHGVRDALAHGVKVTGCTVHLVDAGVDTGPIIAQRAVEVAADDDEASLHERIKTVERALLVDVVGRIARGGLVVDGRRARLLG